ATTCTTGCCCTGGCCTGTGGGTCTTCGGCCTTGGCCACCAACCTGGACGAGCTCAAGCGTTCCGTGACCGATCGGGAGTCCGCAGTCCAGGCCAAGAAGAAGGAAATGGCTAGGCTGACGGCCGAGGAGAGGAAAAAATACAAGGATCTTGCCAAGTTTGAAGACAAGGTCCGCGATCTTGAGTCCAGAGTTCAGGAGCATGAGCAGGCCCTGTCGGCCATTGAGGCCCGGGAGAGCGAGGCCAAGGCCGAGTACGAGTGGCTCGGCAAGGAACTCGGACAGAAGTCCGAGGAGTTGAGCCGTTTGATGGCTTGGCTCTGGCCGGCCTATTTCAAGAGTCTGGAAAGCCAGATGCGGAACATGTCCGATTGGGCCGAAATGGACCGGATGTTCTCCTGGCTGTCGTTTTTTTATGGCCGGACTCGGGAAACCATGCGGGTCGTCAGAAGGATGGCCGAGGAGACGGCCGAGGGCCTCAAGCGACTGGAGGCCTTGAAATCCGAGGCCGAGGCCGCTTTGGAAGGCGTGAATCAGCTGAAAAATGAGACCCTCAAGGATAGGCTGGTTCTGGTTCAGGAGGTTCAGAAGCTTCGGGCTGTCAAGCTCGAGCGTGAGGAGGAGGTCAACTCCCTTTTGGAGTCGATCCGAGATCTGAATTACAAGATCCGAATTTTGAGTACGAAGCAGATCGTCAATCTCAAGGGTTTCCTGCCTTGGCCGGCCAAGGGAAAGGTGGTCAAGAAATTCGACCCTGGGGCCTCCCCCCCGTCCAAGGGCTTGGGGATGGCCCTTGAACAGGGCCAGGAAGTCCGGGCCGTGTGCTGGGGCCAAGTGGTCCACGTTGGTCAGCTTCGTGGCTTCGGCCAAGTCGTGGTCCTGTTCCACGGAGATCAGTATTACAGCCTGTACGCCTTTTTGGCCGAGGCCTCGGTCCAGTCAGGGGCCAAGGTGGAGAAGGGAGAGGTTGTCGGAGTCTGTGGGCCCTATCCCGAGGCCCGGGGGCCGGGCCTCTATTTTGAATTGCGTTATGGCCAGAAAGCCGTTAACCCCCTGCAATGGTTTGCTGAAAAGTAGGCGTCAACGCTGACTGGATATCATGGCAACATGTCTAGGACGGAGGAAATAATGCGGACGAGTCATGTCGTGGGAACGTGCCTGATGGTGCTGAGTCTGGCCTGCATGCCCGGGCCGGGGCTGGCCACGGATCAGGATCTGTACGGGCCTCTGAAGCGGTTCAGCAAGGTTCTGGATCTGGTCGAGGAGAACTACGTCCATCCGGTGGACCGAGAAGAGGCCATGAACGGGGCCATCAAGGGCATGCTCCAGAAGCTGGATCCGCATTCGACCTTCATCGAGGCCAAGGAATTCGTGATGATGCAGGAGGAGTTCGCCGGAGAATTTGGCGGCATAGGTGTCCAGATCGGGATCAAGGACAGACGGCTGACAGTCATTGCACCCATCGAGGACACCCCGGCAGACAAGGCCGGGCTCCTGGCCGGAGACATCATCTTGGAGATCAACGGGGAGCCGACCCAGGATTTTTCCCTGACCGAGGCCGTGAACCGAATCCGGGGGCCTAAGGGCGAGGCCGTGACCTTGACCATCATGCACAAGGATTCGCGCCGTCCGGAGCGGGTGACCATCGTCCGGGGGGCCATCCCCATCTACAGCGTCAAGTCCATGCCCCTGGAACCGGGCTACATGTATCTCCAGCTCACCGACTTCAAGGCCACGACACTGGACGAGATGAGAAAGGCGGTGACAGAATTCGCCAAGTCGACACCGCTCAAGGGACTTGTTCTGGATTTGCGGAACAATCCCGGCGGACTTCTGGACCAGGCCGTTTCCGTTTCCGACGCCTTTCTGGAAGGGGGGCTCATTGTCTACACCCAGGGTCGGGAAGAGAACAGCCGACGGGAATACAAGGCCAAAAAACAGGACGACGACATCCTTTGCCCAATGGTAATCCTGATCAATTCTGGTTCGGCGTCGGCTTCGGAGATCGTGGCCGGGGCCCTACAGGACCAGAATCGGGCCGTACTCATCGGCGAGAAGACCTTCGGCAAGGGTTCGGTCCAGACCATGATTCCCCTGGACGACGGTTCGGCGGTCAAGCTGACTATCGCCCTCTACTACACCCCTAACGGCCGTTCGATCCAGGCCCAGGGCATCGCCCCGGATCTGGAGGTTCCCCTGATCGTGGGGGCCACGAGAGGGGGGGATGATCAGCTGTTCACCCTCCGAGAGGAGAATTTGTCCGAACACCTGGACAATCCCGATCAGCCCGACAGCGAGGATGATGCCGACGAGGTCGATCTGGACGCAGCCGAGCGCCTGGAACGCGATAACCAGCTGCGTCTGGCCTTGCAGATCGTCAAGTCCCTGCCAAGGCTTGGGGCCGTGTCCGCTGGCTCGGCCAAATAGATTTTTCCTAACGGTCAGAATCAGCATGGTG
The sequence above is a segment of the Deltaproteobacteria bacterium genome. Coding sequences within it:
- a CDS encoding S41 family peptidase, with translation MRTSHVVGTCLMVLSLACMPGPGLATDQDLYGPLKRFSKVLDLVEENYVHPVDREEAMNGAIKGMLQKLDPHSTFIEAKEFVMMQEEFAGEFGGIGVQIGIKDRRLTVIAPIEDTPADKAGLLAGDIILEINGEPTQDFSLTEAVNRIRGPKGEAVTLTIMHKDSRRPERVTIVRGAIPIYSVKSMPLEPGYMYLQLTDFKATTLDEMRKAVTEFAKSTPLKGLVLDLRNNPGGLLDQAVSVSDAFLEGGLIVYTQGREENSRREYKAKKQDDDILCPMVILINSGSASASEIVAGALQDQNRAVLIGEKTFGKGSVQTMIPLDDGSAVKLTIALYYTPNGRSIQAQGIAPDLEVPLIVGATRGGDDQLFTLREENLSEHLDNPDQPDSEDDADEVDLDAAERLERDNQLRLALQIVKSLPRLGAVSAGSAK